In Lacibacter sp. H375, one DNA window encodes the following:
- a CDS encoding DUF1579 domain-containing protein, whose protein sequence is MKRIALILSLAGFVFTSCNNETKTETTKTDTTATDKTATSTEPPAPPMDSAAMAKAWENFMTPGEMHKWMASHAGTWDAEVTSFMPGAEPSTSKATEVVKMVMNGLYQEGNLSGTMMGMPFTGKSIMAYDNAKKQFALSWIDNLGSGLMIMTGQYDAATKTMNLNGTQTDPTTGKDSKVRQEQKFIDDDNYVLTMYGDGPDGKEVKFMEAKFKRVKK, encoded by the coding sequence ATGAAACGAATTGCTCTTATTCTCTCTCTTGCCGGTTTCGTTTTTACTTCATGCAACAACGAAACCAAAACAGAAACAACTAAAACAGACACAACAGCAACAGACAAAACAGCAACAAGTACGGAGCCTCCCGCTCCACCAATGGATTCTGCTGCAATGGCGAAAGCCTGGGAAAATTTCATGACGCCGGGTGAAATGCACAAATGGATGGCGAGTCATGCAGGAACATGGGATGCTGAAGTAACCTCGTTTATGCCCGGAGCTGAACCATCAACATCAAAAGCAACAGAAGTAGTAAAGATGGTGATGAATGGATTGTACCAGGAAGGAAATCTTTCTGGCACCATGATGGGCATGCCTTTCACCGGGAAAAGTATAATGGCCTATGACAATGCCAAGAAACAATTTGCTCTTTCGTGGATCGATAATCTTGGCTCAGGTCTTATGATCATGACAGGCCAATACGATGCCGCAACAAAAACCATGAACCTGAACGGCACACAAACTGATCCGACAACGGGTAAGGATTCAAAGGTTCGGCAGGAACAAAAGTTTATTGATGATGATAATTATGTATTGACAATGTATGGTGACGGACCTGATGGTAAAGAAGTAAAATTTATGGAAGCAAAATTTAAGCGTGTAAAAAAATAG
- a CDS encoding 1-phosphofructokinase family hexose kinase has product MILTVTLNPCIDKSSVAETLKPESKLRCTEVVNEPGGGGINVSKALKKLETASVALFPSGGHNGAMLCSLLKEEEIEFHAVDSKVETRENWIVLESSTNNQFRFTFPGRAVQEETIITLVDHIRSFSPSYVIASGSLPPGLPDYFYGLIVKNAKTVGARCIVDTSGPALQALQGKGAYLIKPNISELCKMLNVETLAKDEVPNAAQQAIHDGYAELIAVSMGPDGAWLVSSDEKHFAAAPKVEKKSTVGAGDSMVAGMTYMLQQNRSLKEVVAFGVACGSAATMNAGTQLFHKADAERLFAGMS; this is encoded by the coding sequence ATGATCCTCACTGTAACCCTCAACCCTTGCATTGATAAAAGTTCCGTAGCTGAAACATTGAAACCTGAAAGCAAACTCCGCTGCACAGAAGTGGTGAATGAACCGGGTGGTGGAGGAATTAATGTAAGTAAGGCATTAAAGAAATTAGAAACAGCATCAGTTGCATTATTTCCGTCAGGCGGCCATAACGGTGCCATGTTATGCTCCTTATTAAAAGAAGAAGAGATCGAATTTCATGCAGTAGATTCAAAGGTCGAAACAAGAGAAAACTGGATCGTACTTGAATCATCTACCAACAATCAATTCCGTTTTACCTTTCCCGGTCGGGCTGTACAGGAAGAAACGATCATTACATTGGTTGACCATATCCGTAGTTTTTCTCCTTCTTATGTTATTGCAAGCGGCAGCTTACCTCCTGGTTTGCCCGATTATTTTTATGGATTGATCGTTAAGAATGCAAAAACTGTTGGCGCTCGTTGCATTGTTGATACAAGCGGACCGGCTTTACAGGCATTGCAGGGCAAGGGTGCTTACCTCATAAAACCAAATATTAGTGAGTTGTGTAAAATGCTGAATGTGGAAACACTGGCGAAAGATGAAGTGCCAAATGCAGCACAGCAAGCTATTCATGATGGTTATGCAGAATTGATCGCTGTAAGTATGGGCCCCGATGGCGCATGGCTGGTAAGCAGCGATGAAAAACATTTTGCTGCAGCACCAAAAGTTGAAAAGAAAAGTACAGTTGGTGCAGGTGATAGTATGGTGGCAGGCATGACCTATATGTTACAACAAAACCGTTCGCTCAAAGAAGTGGTAGCTTTTGGTGTTGCTTGTGGCAGCGCTGCTACCATGAATGCAGGTACTCAACTCTTTCACAAAGCAGATGCAGAACGTTTATTTGCAGGCATGAGTTGA
- a CDS encoding DsbA family protein, translating into MQPILIYCYDAYCGWCYGFSPVIKKISEAYKQKLHCEVLSGGMILPDQPVHIRVTAGYIREAYKTVEDHTGIKFGEDYLWHIKNPEESDWFPSSEKPAIALSIFKELFSEQQAQFASDLQYSLHYEGRDLTDKEAYRHLLEKYNIDADDFYTKLKSEEYKEKAYYEFQLCKQLQVTGFPQVLIQLTETKFHLLARGYTDYDTLAKRIDLVLTEIENHSYN; encoded by the coding sequence ATGCAACCGATCTTGATTTATTGTTACGATGCGTATTGCGGCTGGTGTTACGGTTTCAGTCCTGTTATCAAAAAAATCAGCGAAGCATATAAGCAGAAACTTCATTGCGAAGTGTTGAGCGGTGGAATGATCTTGCCTGATCAACCTGTACACATTCGTGTAACGGCTGGCTATATTAGAGAAGCTTACAAAACAGTAGAGGACCATACCGGAATAAAGTTTGGCGAAGATTATCTCTGGCATATCAAAAATCCTGAAGAAAGTGATTGGTTTCCTTCATCTGAAAAACCTGCCATTGCATTATCCATTTTCAAAGAACTATTTTCTGAACAACAGGCACAATTCGCTTCTGATCTGCAATACAGTCTGCACTATGAGGGAAGAGATCTGACGGATAAAGAAGCTTACCGTCATCTCCTCGAAAAATATAATATTGACGCAGATGATTTTTATACAAAACTGAAATCAGAAGAATACAAGGAGAAAGCTTATTACGAATTTCAATTGTGTAAGCAATTGCAGGTAACCGGCTTTCCTCAGGTATTGATACAGCTCACAGAAACCAAATTCCATCTGCTTGCGAGAGGTTATACTGATTATGATACACTTGCCAAACGCATTGATCTTGTTTTAACCGAAATTGAAAATCACTCATATAATTAA
- a CDS encoding amidohydrolase family protein, with amino-acid sequence MRFFLLIVCISIKIALVAQVKSIHFINGQWFNGKEFIVTDFYSVNGLLTKNAPSAVDTVVDLKQQFIIPPFGEAHNHSPETDQDIDVFIERYLADGIFYIKNPNSIPFATNKIKSKINHPRSVDVIYANGGLTANGGHPTTLYNYMLGTTYKKALPGWTSKSFEGEAYYLINSKEELEKKWPFILSQKPGFIKFYLIFSEEYEQRKNDTLFNGKKGIDPKLAKLITKKAHAAGLRVSAHAETPSDLKVALAAGADEINHLPGYQVRWRDGYTEIYYKLTSQLARTMKRKGVHVDPTYSLLQTEIKPMSNQQREAQMNVQKANLLLLKKYQVPVTVGCDSYNLTAQTEIEYLRNLNIYSNLELLKMWCEVTPAAIFPNRKFAKLQEGYEASFLILSKNPLENFEHAYNISLRVKQGLILW; translated from the coding sequence ATGCGTTTTTTCTTATTGATTGTTTGTATCTCTATTAAAATCGCCCTTGTGGCGCAGGTAAAATCTATTCACTTTATCAACGGGCAATGGTTCAATGGAAAAGAGTTTATCGTTACTGATTTTTATAGTGTGAACGGGCTTCTTACAAAGAATGCACCGTCAGCTGTTGATACAGTTGTTGATCTCAAACAACAATTTATCATTCCTCCTTTTGGCGAAGCACATAATCATTCACCTGAAACCGATCAGGATATTGATGTGTTCATTGAACGTTACCTCGCCGATGGTATCTTCTACATTAAAAATCCAAACAGTATTCCGTTTGCAACGAATAAGATCAAAAGCAAGATCAATCATCCACGAAGTGTGGATGTGATTTATGCCAATGGTGGACTTACTGCAAATGGTGGGCATCCAACAACGTTGTATAATTATATGTTGGGTACAACTTATAAAAAAGCATTACCCGGCTGGACTTCCAAAAGTTTTGAAGGCGAAGCATATTATCTCATCAACTCAAAAGAAGAACTGGAAAAGAAGTGGCCGTTCATTCTTTCACAAAAACCCGGCTTCATCAAATTCTATCTCATCTTTTCAGAAGAATATGAACAGCGGAAAAATGATACTCTTTTCAATGGCAAAAAAGGGATCGATCCAAAGCTGGCTAAGTTGATTACTAAAAAAGCACATGCAGCAGGCTTAAGAGTAAGTGCACATGCAGAAACGCCAAGCGATTTGAAAGTTGCACTGGCAGCTGGTGCAGATGAGATCAATCATTTGCCGGGTTATCAGGTTAGATGGAGAGATGGGTACACCGAAATTTATTATAAACTCACATCACAACTTGCACGGACTATGAAACGAAAAGGTGTGCATGTTGATCCTACTTATTCATTGTTGCAAACAGAAATAAAGCCAATGAGTAATCAGCAACGTGAAGCGCAGATGAATGTACAAAAAGCAAACCTGTTGTTGCTGAAGAAATATCAAGTGCCCGTAACCGTTGGTTGCGACAGTTACAATCTTACAGCTCAAACCGAAATCGAGTATTTGCGCAATCTGAATATTTACAGCAATCTCGAATTGTTGAAGATGTGGTGCGAGGTTACGCCTGCTGCTATTTTCCCCAACAGAAAATTTGCAAAACTGCAGGAAGGTTATGAAGCAAGTTTTCTCATCCTGTCAAAAAATCCTTTGGAAAATTTTGAGCACGCCTATAACATTTCCCTGCGGGTAAAACAAGGGCTGATTTTGTGGTGA
- the polA gene encoding DNA polymerase I, with translation MANDKKVFLLDAFALIFRAYYALIRSPRNTSKGKNTNAQFGFTNALIELITKQKPSHMAVCFDTAAPTERHTDFAEYKANRQEAPEDLLLAIPDIKRIIKGFNIPVIESDGYEADDVIGTLSKLGEAAGYEVFMVTPDKDYGQLVTDKVKIYKPAYQGGDVEILGPEEVCAKWGIKNVSQVIDILGMMGDSVDNIPGIPGVGEKTAAKLLAEYETLENVLANAANIKGKMGEKVAAGKDLAVMSKKLATIITNVPVEFHEEDFRLKEWNKEELAAVFAELEFKTIGKRILGDDFNAFSTAPVGVQKDLFGNVIDTTMGEVRKEKKAPSKSAQTEIFASTDATEAEGTAEQEEGAAVLDLGASKNIHNTEHEYIAVTTEAAMKELVAELATQKEICFDTETTGIDANDCEIVGMSFSYQPHKAWYVPCPVDQTETKKVLSIFKPLFDDESKTWIGQNIKYDLLVLKWYDVELKGPLFDTMLAHYVVEPDGKRSMDELSAQFLGYEPVHIEELIGKKVPKNSTSKQQGTMRDVELEKITDYAAEDADITLQLKHSLFPLLKEKEVERVFYEVENPLVKVLTDMEFEGIRVDVDFLNEYSKQLDKEAKEAEQRVYSSAGLKFNLASPKQLGEVLFDHLKLDPKAKKTKTGQYATGEDVLLKLAHTSPIVEDILAFRELTKLRSTYVDALPQLINRKTGRVHTTYGQAVAVTGRLASNNPNLQNIPVRTERGREIRKAFVPRDANHVLVSADYSQIELRIVAAISGDPAMCEAFIQGKDIHTATAAKVYKIDEKDVTKEMRYKAKSVNFGIIYGQGAFGLADNLGISRTEAKEIIDNYKREFAGIQKYMDDTVNFARENGYVETLMGRKRWLRDINSSNFTVRGYAERNAINSPIQGTAADMIKLAMIKTHDALKKSTFKSKMILQVHDELVFDVLKEEAEDIKALIIDCMQTAMPLTHGVPVIAEAGTGDNWLEAH, from the coding sequence ATGGCCAATGATAAAAAAGTTTTTCTGCTCGATGCGTTTGCACTCATCTTCCGTGCATACTATGCACTTATTCGCAGTCCACGTAATACATCCAAAGGAAAAAATACCAATGCACAGTTTGGTTTTACCAATGCATTGATCGAACTTATTACAAAGCAAAAGCCTTCACATATGGCGGTTTGTTTTGATACGGCTGCGCCAACTGAACGTCATACCGATTTTGCAGAATACAAAGCCAATCGCCAGGAAGCTCCTGAAGATCTGTTGCTGGCTATTCCCGATATTAAGCGCATCATTAAAGGATTTAATATTCCTGTAATTGAAAGCGATGGTTATGAAGCTGATGATGTGATTGGCACATTAAGTAAACTGGGTGAAGCTGCCGGTTACGAAGTATTTATGGTTACACCAGATAAAGATTATGGTCAACTTGTAACCGACAAAGTAAAAATTTATAAACCTGCATACCAAGGTGGTGATGTTGAGATTCTGGGGCCAGAAGAAGTTTGTGCCAAATGGGGAATTAAAAATGTAAGCCAGGTAATTGATATACTTGGTATGATGGGTGATTCGGTTGATAACATTCCCGGTATACCAGGCGTGGGCGAAAAAACCGCAGCCAAACTGTTGGCAGAGTACGAAACATTAGAAAATGTGTTGGCCAATGCTGCTAACATTAAAGGAAAGATGGGCGAGAAAGTTGCCGCAGGAAAAGATCTTGCCGTCATGAGTAAAAAACTTGCCACCATTATTACCAATGTACCTGTTGAATTTCATGAAGAAGATTTTCGTTTGAAAGAATGGAACAAAGAAGAATTAGCGGCAGTGTTTGCTGAACTGGAATTTAAAACAATTGGTAAACGGATTTTAGGTGACGACTTCAACGCATTTAGTACGGCACCTGTTGGTGTGCAGAAAGATCTTTTCGGTAACGTGATCGATACAACAATGGGTGAAGTGCGGAAGGAAAAGAAAGCACCATCAAAATCTGCTCAAACAGAAATCTTTGCTTCAACTGATGCAACAGAAGCCGAAGGAACTGCAGAACAGGAAGAGGGTGCTGCTGTGTTGGATCTTGGCGCTTCAAAAAATATCCATAACACAGAGCATGAATATATTGCCGTAACAACAGAAGCAGCAATGAAAGAACTCGTTGCTGAATTAGCAACGCAAAAAGAAATTTGTTTTGACACAGAAACAACAGGCATCGATGCGAATGATTGTGAAATTGTGGGAATGAGTTTTTCTTATCAACCCCACAAAGCATGGTATGTTCCATGTCCTGTTGATCAAACTGAAACAAAAAAAGTGTTGTCCATCTTCAAGCCGTTGTTTGATGATGAGAGTAAAACATGGATCGGTCAGAACATCAAATACGATCTGTTGGTGTTGAAGTGGTATGATGTTGAGTTGAAAGGACCCTTGTTTGATACCATGCTGGCGCATTATGTAGTAGAGCCCGATGGCAAACGAAGCATGGATGAGTTGAGTGCACAGTTTCTTGGTTACGAGCCGGTGCATATTGAGGAACTGATTGGAAAAAAAGTTCCAAAGAACTCAACTTCCAAACAGCAAGGAACAATGCGTGATGTAGAATTAGAGAAGATCACTGATTATGCAGCAGAGGATGCCGACATCACATTACAATTAAAACATTCGTTGTTTCCATTGTTGAAAGAAAAAGAAGTAGAACGTGTGTTCTATGAAGTGGAAAATCCATTGGTGAAAGTGCTCACTGATATGGAGTTTGAAGGAATACGTGTTGACGTTGATTTTTTAAATGAGTATTCGAAACAACTCGATAAAGAAGCAAAAGAAGCTGAACAGAGAGTATACAGTTCAGCTGGTTTGAAATTCAATCTTGCTTCGCCGAAACAATTAGGTGAAGTGTTGTTCGATCATTTAAAGCTTGATCCCAAAGCGAAGAAAACAAAAACAGGCCAGTATGCAACAGGTGAAGATGTGTTGCTGAAACTGGCGCATACAAGTCCGATTGTAGAAGATATCCTTGCTTTCCGTGAGTTAACGAAATTGAGATCAACTTATGTCGATGCATTACCACAACTGATCAATCGAAAAACAGGTCGTGTACATACAACGTATGGACAGGCAGTCGCAGTAACCGGTCGCTTGGCAAGTAACAATCCGAACCTGCAGAATATCCCAGTGCGCACAGAACGAGGAAGAGAAATACGTAAAGCATTTGTACCAAGAGATGCCAACCATGTATTGGTGAGTGCCGACTATTCACAAATTGAATTACGTATTGTTGCTGCTATCAGTGGCGATCCTGCAATGTGCGAAGCATTTATACAAGGAAAAGACATTCATACTGCCACAGCAGCCAAAGTGTATAAGATCGACGAGAAAGATGTGACCAAAGAGATGCGTTATAAAGCAAAGAGTGTAAACTTTGGTATTATATATGGGCAAGGTGCATTTGGCTTGGCAGATAATTTAGGTATCAGCAGAACCGAAGCAAAAGAGATTATTGATAATTACAAACGGGAATTTGCAGGTATTCAAAAGTACATGGACGATACCGTGAACTTTGCACGTGAAAATGGTTATGTAGAAACCTTGATGGGCCGCAAACGTTGGTTGCGTGATATCAATTCCAGCAACTTTACAGTGCGTGGCTATGCCGAACGAAATGCCATCAACTCGCCTATACAGGGAACAGCTGCTGATATGATCAAATTGGCGATGATCAAAACACATGATGCATTAAAAAAGAGTACATTCAAAAGTAAAATGATCCTGCAGGTGCATGATGAATTGGTCTTTGATGTGTTGAAAGAAGAAGCAGAGGACATCAAAGCATTGATCATTGATTGTATGCAAACGGCCATGCCACTTACACATGGTGTGCCGGTAATTGCAGAAGCTGGAACAGGTGATAACTGGTTAGAAGCACATTAA
- a CDS encoding ParA family protein: MFTFALFNLKGGVGKTASCVNFAYLAAKDGYKTLLWDIDPQGATSFYYKVKPKQKVVMKDVVGKDAELADSIMATEYENLDIIPADITAKAHDVMIDEMQASKKRLATILKQLKSEYDFIFIDCPPGLSSLAENIFNASDIVLMPIIPTTLSVRTYHMVKDYFKEKNIDQKKMTCFFTMTDLRRNMHNEVMEELYKDKRFFENYIPYLSDVEKMGVHKAPLEEFARSSYAAQCYRDLWEEIKEGVL, encoded by the coding sequence ATGTTCACATTTGCTTTATTCAACCTCAAAGGGGGTGTTGGCAAAACTGCCAGTTGTGTAAACTTTGCTTACCTCGCAGCCAAAGACGGTTACAAAACCTTGCTGTGGGATATTGATCCGCAGGGTGCCACTTCGTTTTACTACAAAGTAAAACCGAAACAAAAAGTGGTGATGAAAGACGTGGTTGGAAAAGATGCAGAACTGGCTGACAGCATCATGGCAACTGAATATGAAAACCTCGATATTATTCCTGCCGATATAACTGCAAAAGCACATGATGTAATGATCGATGAAATGCAGGCATCAAAAAAACGTTTGGCAACTATCTTAAAGCAATTGAAGAGTGAATATGATTTCATCTTTATTGATTGTCCTCCCGGTTTAAGTTCATTAGCAGAAAATATTTTTAATGCATCAGATATTGTGTTGATGCCCATCATACCAACAACACTTTCTGTTCGCACCTATCACATGGTGAAAGATTATTTTAAAGAGAAGAATATCGATCAGAAAAAAATGACCTGCTTCTTCACCATGACCGATCTGCGTCGCAACATGCACAACGAAGTGATGGAAGAATTATACAAAGACAAACGTTTCTTCGAAAACTATATTCCTTATTTAAGTGATGTAGAAAAAATGGGTGTACACAAAGCTCCGTTAGAAGAATTTGCACGCAGCAGTTACGCTGCCCAATGCTATCGGGATTTGTGGGAAGAGATCAAGGAAGGAGTGCTGTAA
- the uvrB gene encoding excinuclease ABC subunit UvrB, producing MPFQLHSPYSPSGDQPQAIQQLTEGILNGEKFQTLLGVTGSGKTFTMANVIQNVQRPTLVLTHNKTLVAQLYGEFKQFFPDNAVGYFVSYYDYYQPEAYMPVSGTYIEKDLSINEELDKLRLQATSELLSGRRDIIVVASVSCIYGMGNPVDFENGIIRIQKKQTLSRQGFLHSLVNSLYNRTQGDFTRGTFRVKGDTVDINLPYVDFGYRISFFGDEIEEIETIDTKSGKRIGKVDNAAIFPANLYIAPKDQMQQIIYEIQDEAAAQVEYFKREGKYIEAQRLKERTDYDLEMIRELGYCNGIENYSRFFDRRTPGTRPFCLLDYFPKDYLMVIDESHQTIPQVSGMYGGDRSRKLVLVDYGFRLPSAMDNRPQNFHEFESLLNQVVFVSATPDDYELEKTGGVVVEQVVRPTGLLDPPIEIRPSVNQIDDLLDEIDKRVKKGDRVLVTTLTKRMAEEMDKYLKRINIKSKYIHSEVDTLERIEILRDLRLGVIDVLVGVNLLREGLDLPEVSLVAILDADKEGFLRNEKSLTQTAGRAARNVDGLVIFYADKMTESMRRTIEETSRRREKQIQYNIEHGITPRTIKKSIEQVMGQTAVLDIKGYDPAKSYALAPDGELVEAAEDQEVYQTIPQMEKAIARTKKTMEKAARDLDFMEAARLRDEMFRLQKELEAMKK from the coding sequence ATGCCTTTTCAACTTCATTCACCTTATTCTCCTTCAGGCGATCAGCCGCAGGCGATTCAACAGCTTACCGAAGGAATTTTAAACGGAGAGAAATTCCAAACACTGCTTGGCGTAACCGGCAGTGGTAAAACATTCACCATGGCCAACGTTATTCAAAACGTGCAAAGGCCAACACTTGTGCTTACGCATAACAAAACATTGGTGGCGCAATTGTATGGAGAGTTCAAACAATTCTTTCCTGATAATGCAGTAGGTTATTTCGTGAGCTATTACGATTACTATCAACCCGAGGCATACATGCCGGTGAGCGGCACCTACATTGAAAAAGATCTCAGCATTAACGAAGAGCTTGACAAACTGCGTTTGCAAGCTACCAGTGAATTGTTAAGCGGACGTAGAGATATTATTGTGGTGGCGAGTGTGAGTTGCATTTATGGTATGGGTAACCCGGTTGATTTTGAAAATGGCATCATCCGTATTCAAAAGAAACAAACACTTTCAAGACAAGGCTTTTTACATTCATTGGTAAATAGTTTATACAACCGTACACAAGGTGATTTTACAAGAGGAACATTTCGTGTAAAAGGTGATACGGTTGATATTAATCTTCCTTATGTTGATTTTGGTTACCGCATCAGTTTTTTTGGTGATGAAATTGAAGAGATCGAAACCATCGATACCAAATCCGGCAAACGTATTGGTAAAGTGGACAACGCTGCCATCTTCCCCGCCAACTTATACATTGCACCAAAAGATCAGATGCAGCAGATCATTTATGAGATACAGGACGAGGCGGCTGCACAGGTAGAGTACTTCAAACGTGAAGGCAAATACATTGAAGCGCAACGATTGAAAGAACGGACCGATTATGATCTGGAAATGATCCGTGAACTGGGTTATTGCAATGGCATTGAAAACTATTCACGGTTTTTTGACAGGCGCACACCGGGTACAAGACCGTTCTGTTTATTGGATTATTTCCCGAAGGATTATTTAATGGTGATCGATGAAAGTCATCAAACCATTCCGCAGGTGAGTGGTATGTATGGTGGCGACAGAAGCAGAAAATTGGTATTGGTTGATTATGGTTTCCGTTTGCCGAGTGCAATGGATAACCGTCCGCAGAATTTTCATGAGTTTGAAAGTTTGCTTAACCAGGTTGTGTTTGTGAGTGCAACACCGGATGATTATGAATTGGAGAAAACCGGTGGTGTGGTGGTGGAACAGGTTGTTCGTCCAACAGGTTTGCTGGATCCGCCCATTGAAATCCGCCCAAGTGTAAACCAGATCGACGATCTGCTGGATGAAATTGATAAACGTGTGAAAAAAGGCGATCGTGTATTGGTTACAACTTTAACCAAGCGCATGGCTGAAGAGATGGACAAATACCTGAAGCGGATCAACATCAAATCAAAATATATCCATAGTGAAGTTGACACGTTAGAACGTATTGAAATTTTGCGTGATCTGCGATTGGGTGTTATTGATGTGTTAGTTGGTGTAAACCTTTTGCGTGAAGGACTTGATTTACCAGAAGTATCACTGGTTGCCATTCTTGATGCAGATAAGGAAGGCTTTCTACGTAATGAAAAAAGTTTAACGCAAACCGCCGGTCGTGCTGCACGTAATGTAGATGGCCTCGTTATCTTCTATGCTGATAAGATGACAGAAAGTATGCGCCGCACCATTGAAGAAACCAGCAGAAGAAGAGAAAAGCAGATCCAATACAATATTGAACACGGTATTACACCACGCACCATCAAGAAAAGCATTGAACAGGTAATGGGGCAAACAGCAGTGCTTGATATCAAAGGATACGATCCTGCAAAATCATATGCACTTGCACCAGACGGCGAGTTGGTAGAAGCGGCTGAAGACCAGGAAGTGTATCAAACCATTCCGCAAATGGAAAAAGCGATTGCCCGGACGAAGAAAACAATGGAAAAAGCAGCCCGTGATCTTGATTTTATGGAAGCAGCACGTTTACGGGATGAAATGTTCAGGCTGCAAAAGGAACTTGAGGCGATGAAGAAATAG
- a CDS encoding acyl carrier protein phosphodiesterase has product MNYLAHAYLSFHQPELLVGNMISDYVKGKKKFDYSPGIQQGIELHRIIDSFTDDHAATKEAKEIFRPHYRLYAGAFVDVVYDHYLATDPLIFNHDSLEQFATDTYTMLEPYTAVFPERFASMFPFMKTQNWLYNYSNKWGIENSLHGVVRRATYLTESATAFALFEEHDATLRQCYQAFFPEMIAVVKNWITER; this is encoded by the coding sequence ATGAATTATCTAGCTCATGCTTACCTATCGTTTCACCAGCCCGAGTTACTCGTGGGTAATATGATCAGCGATTATGTGAAAGGCAAGAAGAAATTTGACTATTCGCCGGGTATACAACAAGGCATCGAACTGCATCGTATCATCGATTCGTTTACTGATGATCATGCAGCAACAAAAGAAGCAAAAGAAATTTTCAGACCGCATTACCGACTATATGCAGGTGCTTTTGTAGATGTGGTATATGACCATTATCTCGCTACTGATCCATTGATCTTTAATCATGATTCGCTTGAACAGTTTGCAACTGATACCTACACGATGCTTGAACCTTATACTGCTGTTTTCCCGGAACGGTTTGCAAGCATGTTCCCTTTTATGAAAACACAGAACTGGCTTTATAACTATAGTAATAAATGGGGAATTGAAAACAGCTTACACGGGGTAGTGCGGCGTGCAACTTATTTAACTGAAAGTGCAACGGCCTTCGCTTTGTTTGAAGAACATGATGCAACGCTGAGGCAATGTTACCAGGCCTTCTTTCCTGAAATGATAGCGGTGGTAAAGAACTGGATAACGGAAAGATAA